A single genomic interval of Gammaproteobacteria bacterium harbors:
- a CDS encoding heavy metal translocating P-type ATPase: MNHSHDHDQAASAAPLKDPVCGMSVSAQSQHSHRHEDTVFYFCSARCQARFAAEPHRFLHAAGDAPRGAPEKAVEGAVYTCPMHPEIRQPGPGDCPKCGMALEPEMPSLEDEENPELRDFRRRFWWTLPLSLGVFVLAMFGHRLQWFDMALQSRIELVLTLPVALWAGWPFFVRGWNSLANRSPNMWTLIGLGTGAAFGYSVVATLAPQVFPASFVSEGRVAVYFEATAVIISLTLLGQMLELKARSQTSAAIRSLLGLTPKTARRLNADGGEEDVPLAHVHIGDTLRVRPGEKVPTDGVVVEGSSAVDESMLTGEAMPVAKQAGDRLIGATLNTSGALLMRAERVGSATMLAQIVQMVAQAQRSRAPMQRMADVVAGYFVLAVVAVALLSLFAWGMFGPEPSWVYGLISAVSVLIIACPCALGLATPMSIMVATGLGAKRGVLFRDAAAIEHLRRVDTLIVDKTGTLTEGRPVFEQVIAAPGFAVDEVLRLAASLDQGSEHPLADAIVRAARERGLQLETAAGFESLAGLGVRGAVGDHALALGNSALMTQSGVMVDAMTDRAEALRGEGASLMYLAVDSALAGLLAVSDPIKHSTQAALDILGSSGLRVIMATGDGVGTAQAVARRLGIAEVHGEQQPGDKLRLVERLQQEGCVVAMAGDGINDAPALARADVGIAMGTGTDVAMNSAELTLVKGDLRAVAVARALSEATVANMKQNLMFAFLYNAIGIPIAAGALYPFSGWLLSPMIAALAMSASSVSVIGNALRLRGS; the protein is encoded by the coding sequence ATGAATCATTCTCATGACCACGATCAGGCTGCGAGCGCAGCACCGTTGAAAGACCCGGTATGCGGCATGAGCGTGAGCGCGCAATCGCAGCACAGCCACCGCCATGAGGACACGGTGTTCTATTTTTGCAGCGCGCGTTGCCAGGCGCGTTTCGCTGCCGAGCCGCACAGGTTTCTGCACGCCGCCGGTGATGCCCCGCGGGGGGCACCCGAAAAGGCGGTGGAGGGTGCGGTCTACACCTGCCCGATGCATCCGGAAATCCGCCAGCCCGGCCCCGGCGACTGCCCGAAGTGTGGCATGGCGCTGGAGCCCGAGATGCCGAGCCTGGAGGACGAAGAAAACCCGGAGCTGCGCGATTTCCGGCGCCGCTTCTGGTGGACCTTGCCACTGAGCCTGGGTGTATTTGTGCTCGCCATGTTCGGGCATCGCCTGCAGTGGTTCGACATGGCGCTGCAAAGCCGCATCGAGTTGGTGCTGACGCTGCCGGTTGCGCTGTGGGCGGGATGGCCGTTTTTCGTGCGCGGCTGGAATTCGCTCGCCAACCGCAGTCCGAACATGTGGACGCTGATCGGGCTCGGCACCGGAGCCGCGTTCGGCTACAGCGTGGTCGCGACCCTGGCGCCCCAGGTGTTTCCCGCCTCGTTCGTGTCGGAGGGGCGGGTCGCGGTGTATTTCGAGGCCACGGCCGTGATCATCTCGCTGACATTGCTCGGGCAGATGCTGGAGCTGAAGGCACGCTCGCAGACCTCGGCGGCGATCCGCTCGCTGCTCGGCCTGACACCAAAAACCGCGCGCCGCCTGAATGCCGACGGTGGCGAAGAGGACGTGCCGCTCGCACATGTGCATATCGGCGACACGCTGCGGGTGCGCCCCGGCGAGAAGGTACCGACCGATGGCGTGGTGGTCGAGGGCAGCAGCGCGGTCGACGAGTCGATGCTCACCGGCGAAGCGATGCCGGTCGCCAAGCAGGCGGGCGATCGGCTGATCGGAGCCACGCTCAATACCAGCGGCGCACTGCTGATGCGTGCCGAGCGGGTCGGGTCCGCCACCATGCTGGCGCAGATCGTGCAAATGGTGGCGCAGGCGCAGCGCTCGCGGGCGCCGATGCAGCGCATGGCGGATGTGGTGGCGGGCTACTTCGTGCTCGCGGTGGTGGCGGTCGCGCTGCTGAGCCTTTTTGCCTGGGGCATGTTCGGCCCCGAACCGAGCTGGGTGTACGGGCTGATCAGCGCCGTGTCGGTACTGATCATCGCCTGCCCCTGCGCGCTCGGATTGGCGACGCCGATGTCGATCATGGTGGCGACCGGGCTCGGCGCGAAGCGCGGCGTGCTGTTTCGCGACGCGGCGGCGATCGAGCACCTGCGCCGCGTCGATACCCTGATCGTGGACAAGACCGGCACCCTGACCGAGGGACGGCCGGTGTTCGAACAGGTGATCGCGGCACCGGGATTTGCCGTTGACGAGGTGCTGCGCCTGGCCGCCAGCCTCGACCAGGGCAGCGAACATCCGTTGGCCGATGCGATCGTGCGCGCGGCCCGTGAGCGGGGGCTGCAACTCGAGACGGCGGCGGGATTCGAGTCGCTTGCAGGCCTCGGAGTGCGTGGCGCGGTGGGCGATCATGCGCTGGCGCTCGGCAATTCCGCGCTGATGACCCAGAGTGGGGTGATGGTAGATGCGATGACAGACCGCGCCGAAGCCTTGCGCGGGGAAGGTGCGAGCCTGATGTACCTGGCGGTGGATAGTGCGCTCGCCGGGCTGCTCGCGGTATCGGACCCGATCAAGCACAGCACGCAGGCCGCGCTCGATATCCTGGGATCGAGCGGGTTGCGGGTGATCATGGCTACCGGGGATGGCGTTGGCACCGCGCAGGCGGTCGCCCGTCGCCTGGGAATTGCGGAAGTACACGGCGAGCAGCAACCGGGTGACAAGCTGCGCCTGGTCGAGCGCTTGCAGCAGGAGGGCTGCGTGGTGGCGATGGCCGGTGATGGCATCAACGACGCGCCGGCGCTGGCCAGGGCCGATGTGGGCATCGCGATGGGCACCGGCACCGATGTGGCGATGAACAGCGCCGAACTCACCCTGGTCAAGGGTGATCTGCGCGCGGTCGCGGTGGCGCGTGCGCTGTCCGAGGCCACCGTCGCCAACATGAAACAGAACTTGATGTTCGCCTTCCTCTACAATGCGATCGGCATACCGATAGCCGCCGGCGCGTTGTACCCGTTCAGCGGCTGGTTACTGTCACCGATGATCGCGGCGCTGGCGATGAGCGCGAGTTCGGTATCGGTGATCGGGAATGCATTGCGGCTCAGGGGTTCCTGA